Proteins encoded within one genomic window of Macrotis lagotis isolate mMagLag1 chromosome 3, bilby.v1.9.chrom.fasta, whole genome shotgun sequence:
- the LOC141516914 gene encoding olfactory receptor 10AG1-like, with protein MKYTEGMTGANFTKVVGFILLGFSDYPNLQGFLFWIFLIIYMSILIGNGLIIVITKIDSALQTPMYFFLGNFSFLEICYTSVTLPKMLMDLCTKNRNISFLNCAVQLCLFLSFGVTECFLLAVMAYDRYVAICRPLYYPLIMNHRVCVYLVIASWIGAIPGQIGQTYQIFSLPFCGSNKLNHAFCDITPVLEVACGDISMNQSAVYAGVVVFAVIPFMLILTSYIKIISSILKLQSVKGRQKAFSTCSSHLIVVSLFFGSGIIMYLRPKSSHFAGTDKVLSLFYNMVTPMFNPLIYSLRNKDVIVAIKKHLPT; from the coding sequence ATGAAATATACAGAAGGAATGACAGGAGCAAATTTTACTAAAGTAGTGGGATTTATTCTCCTTGGATTTTCAGATTATCCCAACCTACAAGggtttcttttttggattttcttaatCATCTACATGAGCATTCTTATAGGAAATGGTCTGATCATTGTCATAACCAAGATTGATTCAGCTCTTCAAACAccaatgtattttttccttgggaacttttcatttttggaaATTTGTTACACATCAGTCACTCTCCCCAAAATGCTGATGGATCTCTGTACCAAGAatagaaatatttcctttctgaacTGTGCTGTACAACTTTGTTTATTTCTGAGTTTTGGAGTCACTGAGTGTTTTCTCTTGGCTGTTATGGCATATGACCGATATGTGGCAATTTGTAGGCCTCTCTACTACCCCCTTATTATGAACCACAGAGTTTGTGTCTATTTGGTAATTGCCTCTTGGATTGGTGCAATTCCTGGTCAGATAGGGCAGACATATCagattttctctcttcccttctgtgGTTCTAACAAACTCAATCACGCTTTCTGTGACATCACTCCAGTATTGGAGGTGGCCTGTGGGGACATCTCTATGAATCAATCTGCCGTCTATGCTGGTGTTGTTGTCTTTGCTGTGATTCCCTTTATGTTGATTCTTACGTCCTACATTAAAATCATCAGCAGTATCTTGAAATTGCAATCAGTCAAGGGAAGGCAGAAAGCCTTCTCCACTTGTTCTTCCCATCTCATAGTAGTTTCATTATTCTTTGGGTCTGGTATTATTATGTACTTGCGACCCAAGTCCAGCCATTTTGCAGGAACAGATAAAGTACTTTCTCTTTTCTACAATATGGTGACCCCTATGTTCAACCCCCTGATATATAGTCTGAGGAACAAGGATGTCATTGTAGCAATTAAAAAACATCTACCTACCTAG